In one Arenibacter antarcticus genomic region, the following are encoded:
- a CDS encoding sodium-translocating pyrophosphatase — translation MESIIIYVPIIMALIGLVFMAVKRSWVLKQDAGDGRMKEISDYIYEGALAFLKAEYKLLTYFVIGASIALAAVSFIVPTTHILIVVAFVFGAFFSALAGNMGMKIATKTNVRTTQAARTSLPQALKVSFGGGTVMGLGVAGLAVLGLTTAFILLFQYFMNGTWSSTEDMTIVLETLAGFSLGAESIALFARVGGGIYTKAADVGADLVGKVEAGIPEDDPRNPATIADNVGDNVGDVAGMGADLFGSYVATVLAAMVLGNYVIKDMGGAIDDAFGGIGPILLPMTIAGFGILFSIIGTMLVKINSNDAKEKQVQGALNVGNWVSIALTLIASYVLVTYMLPETMKMEFFGEGLKDISSIRVFYATVIGLVVGGVISSITEYYTGLGTKPVLAIVQKSSTGAGTNVIAGLATGMISTFPTVLVFAAAIWSSYALAGFYGVALAASAMMATTAMQLAIDAFGPIADNAGGIAEMSEQDPIVRERTDILDSVGNTTAATGKGFAIASAALTSLALFAAYVTFTGIDGINIFKAPVLAMLFVGGMIPVVFSALAMNSVGKAAMDMVYEVRRQFKEIPGIMEGTAKPDYAKCVDISTKAALREMMLPGILTIGFPIAIVLLGKLVYGSDNQLIAEMLGGYMAGVTVSGVLWAIFQNNAGGAWDNAKKSFEAGVEINGEMTYKGSEAHKAAVTGDTVGDPFKDTSGPSMNILIKLTCLIGLVIAPILGGHEIETGVAKKEVKVEMLSESEDVAQAIVSYTTLKDGKELKEETTFRGTREEVRAQLEAFEKTTVIGDDVNIKVVIDKVEIEK, via the coding sequence ATGGAATCAATAATTATTTATGTGCCAATAATAATGGCATTGATCGGCCTCGTCTTTATGGCGGTAAAAAGGTCTTGGGTATTAAAACAAGATGCCGGGGACGGTAGAATGAAAGAAATTTCAGATTATATCTATGAAGGTGCCCTAGCTTTTTTGAAAGCCGAATATAAATTATTGACATACTTTGTAATAGGTGCCAGTATTGCCTTGGCGGCAGTGTCCTTTATTGTGCCAACAACCCATATACTTATTGTTGTGGCCTTTGTTTTTGGAGCATTTTTCTCTGCACTTGCAGGAAACATGGGGATGAAAATAGCTACTAAGACTAACGTTAGGACTACACAGGCCGCGAGGACAAGTTTACCACAGGCCCTAAAGGTGTCCTTTGGTGGAGGAACCGTAATGGGACTTGGTGTTGCCGGATTGGCGGTATTGGGATTGACAACTGCATTTATTCTTTTGTTCCAGTACTTTATGAATGGTACTTGGAGTTCTACTGAGGATATGACGATAGTGTTGGAAACCTTGGCAGGATTTTCCCTTGGGGCAGAATCCATTGCCTTGTTCGCTAGAGTTGGAGGTGGAATTTACACCAAGGCTGCGGATGTTGGGGCAGATTTAGTAGGTAAGGTAGAAGCTGGTATCCCGGAAGACGATCCGCGTAACCCTGCTACCATCGCAGACAACGTAGGAGATAATGTGGGCGATGTGGCCGGTATGGGTGCAGATTTGTTCGGTTCCTATGTGGCTACCGTTTTGGCGGCCATGGTATTGGGGAACTATGTGATAAAGGATATGGGGGGTGCTATAGATGATGCCTTTGGTGGGATCGGACCTATTTTGTTGCCTATGACCATTGCTGGTTTCGGAATCTTATTTTCCATAATCGGTACTATGTTGGTAAAGATTAATAGTAATGATGCCAAGGAAAAGCAAGTACAAGGTGCTTTAAACGTGGGGAATTGGGTTTCTATAGCGCTTACTTTAATCGCTTCCTATGTGTTGGTAACCTATATGTTGCCAGAAACCATGAAAATGGAATTTTTTGGTGAAGGGTTAAAAGATATTTCCTCAATTAGAGTATTCTATGCTACTGTGATTGGTTTGGTCGTAGGTGGTGTTATTTCCTCTATTACGGAATATTATACTGGTTTAGGTACAAAACCCGTATTGGCAATAGTTCAAAAATCGAGTACTGGAGCGGGAACCAACGTTATTGCTGGTCTGGCTACCGGGATGATTTCTACATTCCCTACAGTATTGGTTTTTGCTGCTGCAATATGGTCTTCTTATGCCCTAGCAGGTTTCTATGGGGTGGCATTGGCTGCCTCCGCTATGATGGCAACAACAGCTATGCAATTGGCTATTGACGCCTTTGGCCCTATTGCCGACAACGCAGGAGGTATTGCCGAAATGAGTGAGCAAGACCCCATTGTAAGAGAACGTACAGATATTTTGGATTCCGTAGGGAATACCACAGCAGCAACTGGAAAAGGATTTGCAATTGCCTCAGCGGCATTGACCTCCCTAGCCCTATTTGCAGCCTATGTAACCTTTACCGGGATAGATGGGATAAATATTTTTAAGGCACCTGTATTGGCGATGCTTTTTGTTGGGGGAATGATTCCAGTAGTATTTTCTGCATTGGCAATGAATTCTGTAGGGAAGGCCGCCATGGACATGGTTTATGAGGTGCGAAGACAGTTTAAAGAAATCCCAGGAATTATGGAAGGAACTGCGAAGCCGGACTATGCTAAATGCGTGGATATTTCTACCAAAGCGGCTTTGCGCGAAATGATGTTGCCTGGAATATTGACTATCGGATTTCCTATCGCTATTGTGCTTTTGGGAAAATTGGTCTATGGTAGCGACAACCAATTGATCGCAGAAATGTTAGGAGGATATATGGCAGGTGTTACCGTATCTGGTGTGTTGTGGGCCATATTCCAGAACAACGCTGGTGGTGCTTGGGACAATGCTAAGAAATCATTTGAAGCTGGAGTGGAGATTAATGGAGAAATGACCTATAAAGGATCTGAGGCACATAAGGCTGCTGTTACTGGAGATACTGTAGGAGATCCTTTTAAAGATACTTCCGGTCCTTCTATGAACATCCTAATAAAACTTACCTGTTTAATTGGTTTGGTTATTGCACCTATTTTAGGAGGTCATGAAATTGAGACAGGCGTAGCCAAGAAAGAAGTGAAAGTTGAAATGCTTTCGGAATCGGAAGATGTAGCGCAAGCTATTGTAAGTTACACTACCCTTAAAGATGGCAAAGAGCTAAAAGAAGAGACAACCTTTAGGGGAACTCGGGAAGAAGTAAGGGCACAGTTGGAAGCCTTTGAAAAAACTACCGTTATTGGTGACGATGTCAATATTAAAGTTGTTATCGATAAGGTTGAAATTGAAAAGTAA
- a CDS encoding inorganic diphosphatase, giving the protein MNSDEITSFDVLIEIPKGSRNKYEYDFELKKIRYDRMIFSSMMYPADYGFIPETLALDGDPLDVLVLVTEATFPGCVMEVKPIGVFHMTDEKGPDEKVICVPVSDPVWNRVNDLNELNPHLIKEIEHFFKVYKDLEKKKVDVGGWGQLQDAKDIVAKCIQRFKDSDVPVKDVSIKY; this is encoded by the coding sequence ATGAATAGTGATGAGATTACCTCGTTCGACGTATTGATTGAAATTCCAAAAGGTAGCAGGAATAAGTATGAATACGATTTTGAATTAAAGAAGATTCGTTATGATAGGATGATATTTTCCTCTATGATGTATCCTGCTGATTACGGTTTTATACCGGAAACACTTGCATTGGACGGAGATCCGTTAGATGTGTTGGTGTTAGTTACAGAGGCCACTTTTCCCGGATGTGTTATGGAGGTAAAGCCAATAGGTGTATTTCATATGACCGATGAAAAAGGTCCGGATGAAAAAGTAATATGTGTACCAGTATCTGATCCCGTGTGGAATAGGGTCAATGATTTAAATGAGTTAAATCCACATCTTATAAAGGAGATTGAACACTTTTTTAAGGTGTACAAGGATTTGGAAAAAAAGAAGGTAGATGTTGGCGGATGGGGGCAATTGCAAGATGCTAAGGATATTGTGGCCAAATGTATACAAAGATTTAAGGATAGTGATGTTCCAGTTAAAGATGTGAGCATAAAGTATTAA